In Gemmatimonadota bacterium, a single genomic region encodes these proteins:
- a CDS encoding inositol monophosphatase, giving the protein MPSQRHDTALQAQLLDAAITAARLGADFVRSRTGDLAAIDWQVKSRADFVSEVDLGAEARIGEYLLDRIPDALVLGEELTPGAASTDGIVFVVDPLDGTTNFLHGYPEYAVSIGAMVGGELTVGVVVQIPLGTTYSATSGGGAFRDGERLSVAATDAPLRALFATGFPFKKADEIEPYLAQLGRVISQTSGVRRAGSAALDLAHVASGSFDGFWELSLAPWDIAAGILLVREAGGRVTDVAGRDIQPAHTSVVASNGIMHDWLLAQLRGEGAGG; this is encoded by the coding sequence TTGCCGTCGCAACGACACGACACCGCACTGCAGGCGCAGCTGCTCGACGCCGCCATCACCGCCGCCCGACTCGGCGCGGACTTCGTGCGTTCGCGCACCGGTGACCTCGCAGCGATCGACTGGCAGGTGAAGTCGCGCGCCGACTTCGTGAGTGAGGTCGACCTCGGCGCCGAGGCTCGCATCGGGGAGTACCTGCTCGACCGCATCCCCGATGCGCTCGTCCTGGGCGAAGAGCTCACGCCGGGAGCCGCGTCGACCGATGGGATCGTCTTCGTCGTCGATCCACTCGACGGCACCACCAACTTCCTGCACGGCTATCCCGAGTACGCCGTATCCATCGGCGCCATGGTCGGAGGCGAACTCACTGTCGGCGTGGTGGTCCAGATCCCGCTCGGCACCACCTACTCTGCGACGTCGGGGGGCGGTGCCTTTCGTGATGGTGAGCGGCTCTCGGTCGCCGCGACCGACGCCCCACTGCGCGCGCTCTTCGCGACGGGATTCCCGTTCAAGAAAGCCGACGAGATCGAGCCGTATCTGGCCCAACTCGGGCGCGTGATTTCGCAGACCTCGGGGGTGCGGCGCGCGGGGTCGGCCGCGCTCGACCTGGCGCACGTCGCGTCCGGCAGCTTCGACGGCTTCTGGGAGCTGTCGCTCGCCCCGTGGGACATCGCCGCGGGGATCCTGCTGGTGCGGGAGGCCGGGGGGCGGGTCACCGATGTGGCGGGGCGCGACATCCAGCCGGCGCATACGTCGGTGGTGGCGAGCAACGGCATCATGCACGACTGGTTGCTGGCGCAGCTGCGTGGGGAGGGGGCGGGAGGCTAG
- the trpS gene encoding tryptophan--tRNA ligase yields the protein MPRIFSGIQPSGELHIGNYLGAVKNWVALQREFESFICIVNYHAITQPFVPSELVKRTHEMAVSLLAAGIDPSTATLFVQSAVPEHTELAWAFNAITPLGELERQTQFKDKASRQESVVAGILNYPVLQAADILLYHADIVPVGEDQIQHLELSREIARRWNARFEEGYFPEPQPRLTPTRRILGLDGQAKMSKSLGNTVALLESPAAIWDKLRPAVTDPARVRKTDPGNPDVCNIYSLHKAFSPEATQQEAASQCRSAGWGCIDCKKVLAASMEVELVPIRARAAELAATPSLVTDALGDGAARARTVARATMAEVRERMGLA from the coding sequence ATGCCAAGAATCTTTAGCGGAATCCAGCCGTCCGGGGAACTGCACATCGGGAATTATCTCGGTGCGGTGAAGAACTGGGTCGCGTTGCAGCGCGAGTTCGAGTCGTTCATCTGCATCGTGAACTACCACGCGATCACCCAGCCGTTCGTCCCGTCCGAGCTGGTGAAGCGCACGCACGAGATGGCGGTGTCGCTGCTCGCGGCCGGGATCGATCCGTCGACGGCGACGCTCTTCGTCCAGTCGGCGGTCCCTGAGCATACCGAGTTGGCGTGGGCGTTCAATGCCATCACCCCGCTGGGCGAGTTGGAGCGACAGACGCAGTTCAAGGACAAGGCGTCGCGCCAGGAGAGCGTGGTGGCCGGCATCCTGAACTACCCCGTCCTGCAGGCCGCCGACATCCTCCTCTATCACGCCGACATCGTTCCCGTGGGCGAGGACCAGATTCAGCACCTCGAGCTGTCGCGCGAGATCGCCCGTCGCTGGAATGCGCGCTTCGAAGAGGGGTACTTCCCGGAACCGCAGCCGCGCCTCACCCCTACCCGTCGCATCCTCGGGCTCGACGGGCAAGCCAAGATGTCGAAGTCGCTGGGGAACACCGTCGCCCTCCTCGAGTCGCCGGCCGCGATCTGGGACAAGCTCCGGCCGGCGGTCACCGACCCGGCACGCGTGCGGAAGACCGACCCGGGCAACCCCGACGTCTGCAACATCTACTCGCTGCACAAGGCGTTTAGCCCCGAGGCGACGCAGCAGGAGGCGGCGTCGCAGTGCCGCAGCGCCGGCTGGGGGTGCATCGACTGCAAGAAGGTGCTGGCGGCGTCGATGGAGGTTGAGCTCGTGCCGATCCGTGCGCGGGCGGCGGAGCTGGCGGCCACGCCGTCGCTGGTGACCGACGCGTTAGGCGACGGGGCGGCGCGCGCCCGCACGGTGGCGCGCGCGACGATGGCCGAGGTGCGGGAGCGCATGGGGCTGGCATGA
- a CDS encoding D-2-hydroxyacid dehydrogenase, whose amino-acid sequence MTAPRRLVVEVSAQARNWSLPVAGLERLTAEAPPGWTVEVLDETTPFHKDAGHVVTPSALAAAPEMEAYFGWGIAEPLFQAAPALRWVHSAAAGVGRSLFPAMGASDVVFTNSAGVMGESIAEHVVGGVLYFLHGFDVAVDQQRRACWDKSPFTDARVAMRELCECRVLVVGTGGLGSAIARRFHALGAARVTGVRRRLHLAPPPAFDAVIGLEALEAELPTTDLLVLAAPLTPETRALLSAERMDCLPAGAVVVNVARGALLDEEALAQRLARGQIRGAVLDVFEEEPLPATSPLWALRNALVTPHVAYVSPRLFWRRALDLFLDNWARYTRGEPLRNVVDKHAGY is encoded by the coding sequence ATGACCGCCCCGCGGCGCCTGGTGGTGGAGGTGAGCGCCCAGGCGCGCAACTGGTCCCTCCCGGTCGCGGGGCTCGAGCGCCTCACGGCCGAGGCGCCGCCGGGGTGGACCGTCGAGGTGCTCGACGAGACCACCCCGTTCCACAAGGATGCGGGGCACGTCGTGACGCCGTCGGCGCTGGCCGCTGCCCCCGAGATGGAGGCCTACTTCGGGTGGGGGATCGCCGAGCCGCTCTTCCAGGCCGCCCCGGCGTTGCGCTGGGTACACTCGGCCGCCGCAGGGGTCGGTCGCTCGCTCTTCCCGGCGATGGGGGCGAGCGACGTCGTCTTCACCAACTCGGCCGGGGTGATGGGGGAGAGCATCGCCGAGCACGTCGTGGGCGGCGTCCTGTACTTCCTGCACGGCTTCGACGTGGCCGTGGACCAGCAGCGGCGTGCGTGCTGGGACAAATCGCCGTTCACGGATGCGCGCGTGGCGATGCGCGAGCTGTGCGAGTGCCGGGTCCTCGTGGTCGGCACGGGCGGGCTCGGTTCTGCCATCGCGCGGCGGTTCCATGCCCTCGGGGCCGCGCGGGTCACAGGGGTGCGCCGGCGCTTGCACCTGGCGCCGCCCCCGGCCTTCGATGCGGTGATCGGGCTCGAGGCGCTCGAGGCGGAGCTCCCGACGACCGATCTGCTCGTGCTGGCCGCCCCGTTGACCCCCGAGACGCGCGCCCTGCTCTCGGCGGAACGAATGGATTGCCTCCCTGCCGGGGCGGTCGTCGTGAACGTAGCGCGCGGTGCGCTCCTGGATGAGGAAGCGCTCGCGCAACGGCTCGCTCGAGGGCAGATTCGAGGGGCGGTGCTCGACGTCTTCGAGGAGGAACCGCTCCCGGCGACGAGTCCGCTGTGGGCCCTCCGCAACGCCTTGGTGACACCGCACGTGGCCTACGTCTCACCGCGGCTTTTCTGGAGGCGCGCGCTGGACCTGTTTCTCGACAACTGGGCGCGCTACACGCGGGGAGAGCCGCTGCGCAACGTGGTAGACAAGCACGCGGGGTATTGA
- a CDS encoding PilT/PilU family type 4a pilus ATPase, protein MEKIIKAAVDRGASDLHIKAGDVFRARIDGKLVAMTKQALTPEQTRAIAMRLIANEKVKERIDSLLDYDCSWGAPGIGRFRVNILRQRSSFMIVMRVIPFKVPTITELSLPPVLEKIALTERGMVLVTGVTGSGKSSTLAAMISHINTNVEKHIVTLEEPIEFLHRDVRSSITQREIGVDTENFRQGLKAALRQDPDVIVLGELRDTETIDTAMKAAETGHLLLATVHTPDAQTTIMRIVSMFPPEEQEVVRLRLAESLHGVVSQRLLPRADGKGRAVACEIMVNTPTIRDLILQQNVGDIRDFMAEGRDQYGMQTFDQHLAEMVTSGIVSFDVALAASTRPADFELSMSVFKKPSRDMNNVADGFGGDLNLSTNGGMWQ, encoded by the coding sequence GTGGAAAAGATCATCAAGGCGGCAGTCGATCGTGGGGCGTCGGACCTGCACATCAAGGCCGGCGACGTCTTTCGTGCCCGCATCGACGGGAAACTCGTGGCGATGACGAAGCAGGCGCTCACGCCTGAGCAGACGCGGGCCATCGCGATGCGCCTCATCGCCAACGAGAAGGTGAAGGAGCGGATCGACTCGCTGCTCGACTACGACTGCTCCTGGGGGGCCCCCGGCATCGGCCGCTTCCGCGTGAACATCCTGCGGCAGCGTTCGAGCTTCATGATCGTGATGCGGGTGATCCCCTTCAAGGTGCCGACGATCACGGAGCTGTCGCTCCCGCCGGTGCTGGAGAAGATCGCCCTCACCGAGCGCGGCATGGTGCTGGTGACCGGGGTGACGGGGTCGGGGAAGTCGTCGACGCTGGCGGCGATGATCTCGCACATCAACACCAACGTGGAAAAGCACATCGTCACGCTGGAGGAGCCGATCGAGTTCCTGCATCGCGACGTGCGCAGCTCGATCACGCAGCGCGAGATCGGGGTGGATACGGAGAACTTCCGGCAGGGGCTCAAGGCCGCGCTGCGGCAAGACCCGGACGTGATCGTCCTTGGCGAGCTGCGCGACACCGAGACGATCGACACGGCGATGAAGGCGGCCGAGACGGGGCACTTGCTGCTGGCGACCGTGCATACCCCCGACGCGCAGACGACGATCATGCGCATCGTATCGATGTTTCCGCCGGAGGAGCAGGAAGTGGTGCGGTTGCGCCTGGCGGAGTCGCTCCATGGGGTCGTGTCGCAGCGCCTGCTGCCGCGTGCCGACGGCAAGGGGCGTGCGGTGGCGTGCGAGATCATGGTCAACACGCCGACCATCCGCGACCTCATCCTGCAGCAGAATGTCGGGGACATCCGTGACTTCATGGCCGAGGGGCGCGACCAGTACGGGATGCAGACGTTCGACCAGCACCTGGCCGAGATGGTGACGTCGGGGATCGTCTCGTTCGACGTGGCGCTCGCCGCCTCGACCCGCCCGGCCGATTTCGAGCTGTCGATGTCGGTGTTCAAGAAGCCATCGCGAGACATGAACAACGTCGCCGACGGGTTCGGCGGCGACCTCAACCTCAGCACCAACGGAGGGATGTGGCAGTGA
- a CDS encoding dihydrodipicolinate synthase family protein, translating to MIPSIKGIFAPVITTFDRRGELDLDAFGANLKAHIAAGLHGVVVAGSTGEAALLEESERQRLVEMARSVVPATHQVIVGTGAESTKACVRRCREAAERGANACLVVAPHYYSNAMSNAALQAHYERVADESPLPVLLYNIPKYMHFKLEPELVARLAEHDNIVGMKDSSGDLETMAKYLLVQGPHFGVITGHGGTWLKALNMGVVGGILAVANFATELTLDVARLAMAAQEPEASEAQRRLTPLALEIVGRMGIPAVKVAMERVGLHGGPVRLPLLDSSPADAAQVAELLKEASVAVVS from the coding sequence GTGATCCCGTCGATCAAGGGGATTTTTGCGCCCGTCATCACGACGTTCGACCGGCGCGGCGAACTCGACCTCGATGCGTTCGGCGCCAACCTCAAGGCACACATCGCCGCGGGGCTGCATGGCGTCGTCGTCGCCGGCTCGACCGGCGAGGCCGCGCTGCTCGAGGAGAGCGAACGCCAGCGGCTGGTGGAGATGGCACGCTCGGTCGTGCCCGCCACACACCAGGTCATTGTCGGGACCGGGGCCGAGTCGACCAAGGCGTGCGTACGCCGCTGCCGCGAGGCGGCCGAGCGCGGGGCCAACGCCTGCCTGGTGGTCGCGCCGCACTACTACTCCAACGCCATGTCCAACGCCGCACTGCAGGCGCACTACGAGCGCGTGGCCGACGAGTCGCCCCTCCCGGTCCTGCTGTACAACATCCCCAAGTACATGCACTTCAAGCTCGAGCCCGAGCTGGTCGCCCGCCTGGCGGAGCATGACAACATCGTGGGGATGAAGGACTCGTCAGGCGATCTCGAGACGATGGCGAAGTACCTGCTGGTGCAGGGGCCGCACTTCGGCGTCATCACCGGGCACGGCGGCACCTGGCTCAAGGCGCTCAACATGGGCGTGGTGGGGGGCATCCTCGCCGTCGCCAACTTCGCCACCGAACTCACGCTCGACGTAGCGCGCCTCGCCATGGCCGCGCAGGAGCCCGAGGCATCGGAGGCGCAGCGCCGCCTGACACCGCTCGCCCTCGAGATCGTGGGGCGCATGGGGATCCCCGCGGTGAAGGTCGCGATGGAGCGTGTGGGGCTGCACGGCGGGCCGGTGCGACTCCCCCTGCTCGACAGTTCGCCGGCGGATGCGGCGCAGGTGGCCGAGCTGCTCAAGGAAGCGAGCGTCGCCGTCGTCAGCTGA
- a CDS encoding DUF456 domain-containing protein, with product MSFLILAAVFAVSIFLVVLGLPGLWLMLGAALLYNWLVPAAAIGSITLVIAAGLALVAEVLEFTLSARYTTKYGGSSRAGWGAILGGFVGAMVGIPIPVIGSVIGAFAGAFVGALILELTRAESTRGSATRVAWGALIGRVVAAGAKTGLGCAMAALLLFAAAQR from the coding sequence ATGAGCTTCCTGATCCTCGCCGCGGTCTTCGCCGTCTCGATCTTCCTGGTCGTGCTGGGGCTTCCCGGGCTTTGGCTCATGCTCGGGGCGGCCCTCCTGTACAACTGGCTCGTCCCCGCCGCGGCCATCGGCTCGATCACCCTGGTCATCGCGGCGGGGCTGGCGCTTGTCGCGGAAGTGCTCGAGTTCACCCTCTCGGCACGCTACACCACCAAGTACGGCGGCTCGTCGCGTGCCGGGTGGGGGGCGATCCTGGGCGGCTTCGTGGGGGCGATGGTGGGGATCCCGATCCCGGTGATCGGTAGCGTGATCGGGGCCTTTGCCGGGGCGTTCGTGGGCGCGCTCATCCTCGAGCTGACGCGGGCCGAATCGACGCGCGGGAGTGCGACGCGCGTGGCGTGGGGGGCGCTGATCGGACGTGTGGTCGCGGCGGGGGCGAAGACCGGGCTGGGATGCGCGATGGCGGCGCTCCTGCTCTTCGCGGCGGCCCAACGCTGA
- the gltB gene encoding glutamate synthase large subunit, with protein MADHGQRIRSADSRSTPLVPTHTLAPDERHARRGSPDDASPSSPWRPRDACGVGFIAQQSGERSHEVTRLALEAVSRVAHRGASSTDKSGDGAGLLTQIPYRLFRRDADRWGGVLAPGQPFAVGMFFLPVQPAARTRAAALIERVLAADALPLLGWREVPVDPMALGSTARASMPYIAQVLVGQPAGMDDPATWERALYLARREMEREAAREGLAPFYCCSMSCRTIVYKAMLTGSQLPRFYTDFKYPEFETAIAVFHERYATNTQPSWELAQPFRLLAHNGEINTLWGNRNAMTMRQPMLATPAFGDKSDRVRDVIDPRGSDSTSLDNAMELLVRAGRTPVHAGMMLVPEAWEKYPDVDSDVKAFYEYHQCVIEPWDGPAALAFSDGVTVAAAVDRNGLRPCRYKIRSDGMIALGSEVGLVDFDPREVVETGKLGSGESLLVDTQRKLVLRSLEAKREIATRKPYAKWVARYMATLPPSAGEEPLVTSSSALLPMQLAFGYGFEDVRMVLEPMGGTGADAVWSMGDDTPIPPLSTFPQGVYAYFRQRFAQVTNPPIDSLRETQVMSLRMHLGRRGSPLEERPSHARMLRVEHPVLLPDEMRALRDFALFDVRTLDATFAAADGPGAMLVALGSLSREAEQLVRRGARILIVSDRLAGPTRAPIPMLLALGAVRQHLIAKGLRARVGLVAEAGDAFDPHHVAALVGYGAEAVHPWLAMETVAAMYAEAPEHGRRDVDATQRPLPAEALARYRSAIEKGLLKVLAKMGIATLSSFCGAQIFEALGLGAEVIDRCFAGTVSPLGGLGFAELAADVMARHQAAWPHVGELPHSLPDYGRVRFRKDGEDHGWAPGIVVALQRATGSARSAGISGDEAYRDFLSKNGERRASGPRDLLRFTTRTPIPLDEVEPVEAIRQRFVSSAMSLGALSPEAHATISIAMNRMGARSNSGEGGEDARHYASLPNGDRADNRIKQVASGRFGVTTEYLARAEELEIKIVQGAKPGEGGQLPAHKVTELIARLRHSVPGVSLISPPPHHDIYSIEDLAQLVHDLKTVNPRARIGVKLVAEAGVGTVAAGVAKAFADYVLIAGYNGGTGASPLSSIKHAGSPWELGLAETQQVLVKNGLRHRIEVRVDGGFKTGRDVVIGALLGAESFGFGTAPLVALGCAMARQCHLNTCPTGIASQRDDLRAKFRGTPEQVVAYFTHVAEEVREILASLGVRRLQDIVGRADYLEREERPERPRAALLDLSFLLTRAERAGEPAVRTVARNERPPMPSLDEQILRDAEPFLGHGLPFSGHYNIRNHHLTVGARVAGTIAERHGDAGLPAESMHLRFSGSAGQSFGAFTISGMHLDLEGEANDYLGKGLSGGELTLRPFREALYARASHEHLILGNTALYGATAGRVFAAGQAGDRFAVRNSGAVAVIEGAGNHCCEYMTGGIVAVLGRTGRNFGAGMSNGVAYVLDERGDFAGRVNHDMVLIGDLDHEDRVLLHALVREHRDRTMSLRARTIIAKWEWYLPLVRKVKPRGASEHVAEIRRRYLDRYVRPAVASDATLDAEVRKTA; from the coding sequence ATGGCCGACCACGGGCAGCGTATCCGCTCGGCAGACTCCCGCAGCACACCGCTGGTTCCAACGCACACCCTCGCCCCCGACGAGCGCCACGCACGGCGCGGCTCGCCGGATGACGCGTCGCCCTCCAGCCCGTGGCGTCCGCGGGATGCCTGCGGCGTGGGCTTCATCGCGCAGCAGTCGGGGGAGCGGTCGCACGAGGTCACTCGCCTTGCCCTGGAGGCGGTGTCGCGCGTGGCGCACCGCGGGGCGTCGTCGACCGACAAGTCGGGGGATGGGGCCGGGCTCCTGACCCAGATTCCGTACCGCCTCTTCCGGCGCGATGCCGATCGGTGGGGTGGGGTGCTCGCGCCCGGGCAGCCGTTCGCCGTGGGGATGTTCTTCCTCCCGGTGCAACCGGCGGCCCGCACGCGGGCCGCCGCGCTCATCGAACGGGTCCTCGCCGCCGACGCGCTGCCGCTGCTGGGGTGGCGCGAGGTCCCGGTGGATCCGATGGCGTTAGGCAGCACGGCCCGCGCGTCGATGCCGTACATCGCGCAAGTGCTGGTGGGACAGCCCGCCGGCATGGACGACCCGGCGACCTGGGAGCGGGCGCTGTACCTCGCGCGCCGCGAGATGGAGCGCGAAGCGGCCCGCGAGGGGCTGGCGCCGTTCTACTGCTGCTCGATGTCGTGTCGCACCATCGTCTACAAGGCGATGCTGACAGGATCGCAGCTCCCGCGCTTCTACACCGACTTCAAGTATCCCGAGTTCGAGACGGCCATTGCCGTCTTCCACGAGCGCTACGCCACCAACACACAGCCCAGCTGGGAGCTGGCGCAGCCGTTTCGCCTCCTCGCGCACAACGGCGAGATCAACACGCTGTGGGGGAACCGCAACGCGATGACGATGCGCCAGCCGATGCTGGCCACGCCGGCATTCGGTGACAAGAGCGACCGCGTGCGCGACGTGATCGATCCCAGGGGGAGCGACTCGACGTCGCTCGACAATGCGATGGAACTGCTGGTGCGCGCGGGGCGCACGCCGGTGCACGCGGGGATGATGCTCGTCCCTGAGGCGTGGGAGAAGTATCCCGACGTCGACAGCGACGTGAAGGCGTTCTACGAGTATCACCAGTGCGTGATCGAGCCGTGGGATGGGCCGGCCGCGCTGGCCTTCAGCGACGGCGTCACGGTGGCCGCGGCGGTCGATCGCAACGGGTTGCGCCCGTGCCGCTACAAGATCCGCTCCGACGGGATGATCGCGCTGGGGTCGGAGGTCGGGCTGGTCGACTTCGACCCGCGCGAAGTGGTGGAGACGGGGAAGCTCGGTTCCGGAGAGTCGCTGCTGGTCGACACGCAGCGCAAGCTCGTCCTGCGATCGCTCGAGGCCAAGCGCGAGATCGCGACGCGCAAGCCGTACGCCAAGTGGGTCGCGCGCTACATGGCGACGCTCCCGCCGAGCGCTGGCGAGGAACCGCTGGTGACGTCGAGCAGCGCCTTGCTCCCGATGCAACTCGCCTTTGGCTATGGCTTCGAGGACGTGCGGATGGTCCTCGAGCCGATGGGCGGCACGGGGGCCGACGCCGTGTGGAGCATGGGCGACGACACGCCGATTCCGCCGCTGTCGACCTTCCCGCAGGGCGTGTACGCCTACTTCCGCCAGCGCTTTGCGCAGGTGACCAACCCGCCCATCGACTCGTTGCGCGAGACGCAGGTGATGTCGCTGCGCATGCACCTGGGGCGTCGGGGTTCGCCGCTCGAGGAGCGTCCCTCCCACGCCCGCATGCTGCGCGTGGAGCATCCCGTGCTGCTGCCTGACGAGATGCGGGCGCTCCGCGACTTCGCCCTCTTCGACGTGCGCACGCTCGATGCCACCTTCGCCGCGGCCGACGGTCCGGGGGCGATGCTCGTCGCGTTAGGCAGCCTGTCGCGCGAGGCTGAACAGCTCGTCCGCCGCGGGGCGCGGATCCTCATCGTCAGCGACCGGCTGGCCGGTCCGACGCGCGCGCCGATTCCCATGCTCCTCGCGCTGGGGGCGGTGCGACAGCACCTGATTGCCAAGGGGCTCCGCGCCCGTGTGGGGCTGGTAGCCGAGGCGGGTGATGCGTTCGACCCGCATCACGTGGCGGCGCTCGTGGGGTACGGCGCCGAAGCGGTGCATCCGTGGCTGGCCATGGAGACGGTGGCGGCGATGTACGCGGAGGCGCCGGAGCACGGGCGTCGCGATGTCGACGCGACCCAGCGTCCGCTCCCGGCCGAGGCGCTGGCGCGCTATCGCTCGGCGATCGAGAAGGGGTTGCTCAAGGTGCTGGCGAAGATGGGGATCGCCACGCTCTCGTCGTTCTGCGGGGCGCAGATCTTCGAGGCGCTGGGGCTCGGCGCCGAGGTGATCGACCGGTGCTTCGCCGGGACGGTCTCACCGTTAGGCGGGCTGGGATTCGCAGAGCTGGCCGCGGATGTCATGGCGCGCCACCAGGCGGCGTGGCCGCACGTTGGCGAGTTGCCGCACAGCCTCCCCGACTACGGGCGCGTGCGCTTCCGCAAGGACGGTGAGGATCACGGGTGGGCGCCGGGCATCGTGGTGGCGCTGCAACGCGCGACCGGGAGTGCGCGCTCGGCGGGGATCAGCGGCGACGAGGCGTATCGCGACTTCCTGTCGAAGAACGGGGAGCGCCGGGCGTCGGGACCGCGCGACCTGCTGCGCTTCACGACGCGGACGCCCATCCCGCTGGACGAGGTCGAACCGGTGGAGGCGATCCGCCAGCGCTTCGTCTCGTCGGCGATGTCGCTGGGGGCGCTGTCGCCCGAGGCGCATGCGACCATCTCCATCGCCATGAACCGGATGGGGGCACGCTCCAACTCGGGCGAGGGAGGCGAGGATGCGCGCCACTATGCGTCGCTGCCTAACGGCGACCGCGCCGACAACCGCATCAAGCAGGTAGCGTCCGGTCGATTTGGCGTCACGACCGAGTACCTGGCGCGTGCCGAGGAGCTGGAGATCAAGATCGTGCAGGGGGCCAAGCCCGGCGAGGGAGGGCAGCTGCCGGCGCACAAGGTGACGGAGCTGATCGCGCGGCTGCGCCACTCGGTGCCGGGCGTGTCGCTCATCTCGCCGCCGCCGCACCACGACATCTACTCCATCGAGGACCTCGCGCAGCTGGTGCACGACCTCAAGACGGTGAACCCGCGGGCGCGCATCGGGGTGAAGCTGGTGGCGGAGGCCGGGGTGGGGACGGTCGCGGCCGGCGTGGCGAAGGCGTTCGCCGACTACGTGCTCATTGCCGGCTACAATGGCGGGACGGGGGCCTCCCCGCTGTCGTCGATCAAGCACGCCGGCTCGCCGTGGGAGCTGGGGCTGGCCGAGACGCAGCAGGTCCTGGTGAAGAACGGGCTGCGCCACCGCATCGAGGTGCGCGTGGATGGCGGCTTCAAGACAGGTCGCGACGTGGTGATCGGGGCCTTGTTAGGCGCGGAGTCGTTCGGCTTCGGGACGGCGCCACTCGTGGCGCTGGGGTGTGCGATGGCGCGGCAGTGCCACCTCAACACCTGCCCCACCGGCATCGCCTCGCAGCGCGACGACCTGCGCGCCAAGTTCCGTGGGACTCCCGAGCAGGTGGTGGCGTACTTCACGCACGTGGCCGAGGAGGTGCGCGAGATCCTCGCGTCTCTTGGCGTGCGTCGCCTGCAGGACATCGTTGGTCGCGCCGACTACCTGGAACGCGAGGAGCGCCCGGAGCGTCCACGCGCGGCGCTGCTCGACCTCTCGTTCCTCCTCACGCGTGCCGAGCGGGCGGGGGAACCGGCGGTGCGCACGGTGGCCCGCAACGAGCGGCCGCCGATGCCGTCACTCGACGAACAGATCCTGCGCGACGCCGAGCCGTTCCTCGGGCACGGGCTCCCGTTCTCGGGACACTACAACATCCGCAATCACCACCTCACGGTGGGGGCGCGCGTGGCGGGGACGATCGCCGAGCGGCACGGCGATGCGGGGCTCCCCGCCGAGTCGATGCACCTGCGCTTCAGCGGGAGCGCGGGACAGAGCTTCGGCGCGTTCACCATCTCGGGGATGCATCTCGACCTCGAGGGAGAGGCCAACGACTACCTGGGGAAGGGGCTCAGCGGAGGGGAACTGACCCTTCGCCCGTTCCGCGAGGCGCTGTACGCGCGCGCGAGCCACGAACACCTGATCCTGGGGAACACGGCGTTGTACGGTGCCACGGCCGGGCGCGTCTTTGCCGCGGGGCAGGCGGGTGACCGCTTCGCCGTCCGCAACTCGGGGGCGGTGGCGGTGATCGAGGGGGCGGGGAACCACTGCTGCGAGTACATGACCGGTGGAATCGTCGCCGTCCTCGGGCGGACCGGCCGCAACTTCGGGGCGGGGATGTCGAACGGCGTGGCGTACGTGCTCGATGAACGCGGCGACTTCGCCGGGCGCGTGAACCACGACATGGTCCTGATCGGCGACCTCGATCATGAGGATCGCGTCCTGCTGCACGCGCTGGTGCGCGAGCACCGCGACCGCACGATGAGCCTGCGCGCGCGCACGATCATCGCCAAGTGGGAGTGGTACCTCCCGCTGGTGCGGAAGGTGAAGCCGCGCGGTGCCTCGGAGCACGTGGCGGAGATCCGGCGGCGCTACCTCGACCGTTACGTGCGCCCCGCGGTGGCCAGCGACGCCACGCTCGACGCGGAGGTGCGCAAGACGGCGTAG